The DNA segment CTGGAATGGTCTCCACAGGGAAGCGGAGGGAGCCCCATTTAGAGGATATACAGCAGGtgaatcctgcattggcaggggagTGCACTGGGTAACCAAATAGGCCCTGTCTAGCCTCAGTTCCTCTGTAAGGAGCCCTCTGCCTTTTTTTAACTACGGGCTAATTCTGGTTGCACTGGGCATTCCCCTGTACCCCAGGAGTGCAGGGCAACATGAAAGCACTGGTGAAGTCAATCGTTATTAATATGAGCCAATGATCTCACCCGGCCCTGTACCAGCACGCAGACGtcctctgccccctgcagcctggcagCCACGATCCCCGGGCCTCTAGAAGCCCCTCGCTTCATTTCTGAAAGGAAGGGCGTTGAAAGCCAGCGCTGGGTAACTGCATGGGGACGATGTGCCCTTCTGGATGCGTGGAGGGGGATGCATGGCACTACTGAAGTCAAATTCAGCTACCAAacggcagggaggggcaggtgatTTCCGTGCCCCGGGCGGTCACCCCCTCTGCAGCCTGTGCGGAGCCACCCCCGCCAGAGAGGCCCGTGCTCAGGATTCTCCTGCACAGAGCCGTCAGACATGCCCACACCCCTGTGCTACTGacagccccagctgggagctcactGGGGCTTTGGCAAGGTCTGTGAAGGTCAAATGCATCCCAGGCCAGTTTCAACAGACGTTAAAGCAGCGCGTTGTGGGCCCAGCccctggaagccctggggagGCTTCCCATGCacttcaaagggagctggggctggggcagacccAGGAACAGAGATATATCTGGCCAGCCTTCAAAGGAGCGAGAAAGAGGAGCATCTAGCGATGCAAGCTGGTCACTGTTCCTGCACCCCATGGGGACGGAGGCACAGCTCTGCTTGGCTCAGCCTGCTCCCTACTGTAATTATAGGCCGTCGTCGAGCTCAAGCGctgtagctgcagctgggtgcggCAGCCGTGGGAGGGCGGGCGTGTGAGTGATGCCAAAAGTACCTCCCCAGGTCTGGTAACGTTCTGGAGCTGGGGTGAGGCGAGCCCGAAACCTCCCTTGTCTGGCTGGGTGCAGGGCTCGAgaagctcccagccccctgctaggcTGAGGGAGCAGAGTCCATGGCTGTCCCGTGCTGTCACAGTGAGCATCCCAGCCCTCGGACACACGGCGCGGGCCGGCAGCGGAGCCTGGGCCAGCCCTGAACTGGTACAAGCCTGAACAAAGGATTATCCAGTGCTCAGTTTATCCATGCCCTGCCAGCAccgccccagagcccaccccacgGCTCCCAGCACCCGTACGCGGGGCCAGCTGCAGAGACAGCGTACTGAAGTGGGGCtcaattccccccgcccccagctctggggggacaAATGACGCTTCCTAtgccagcaggggctgctgcagccctgggaggAGGATTTGTGCCAAGGGAGAGGGGAGATGCTGTTTGCACCCCAGCTTCCTGCCTTGGTGTCAATGGGAGAGGCCAGCCACCCCAGCCAGTGCTGCcccattgtgtgtgggggggggggcgccccaACACATGCCCCTGCCAGCTGCTTAGGGTACCGTGGGAGAAGCAGACCTAATCCAGGGCCCAATCTAGCTCCCAACCGCCATGAAGCACGTCCCGGGGGATCGCTCTCCTAACCCTGACTGTAGCGGGGACTGGGCGCCAGAGCCAGGGCTGAGTCAGCGGGCTGCTCTGGTACACACGGACCCTCTTTAAAAGTCTGACCCCTTGCGCATAGCCCTAGATCGTCACTAACCCCGATACAGGCACCGATGCCACAACTCGCGCTGAGCGGTACAGTGCCTggctcagccagcccctgctAACAGGTGTCCTTACAGTGAGAGGCGAGCGAGGGCTCTGATAAGCTTTTGGGCAAGTGGGTATTTTAAAATGGTGACGGGGGCCGAGGGGGTGTGCAGTCAGCCCTGAAGCTATTCGCAGCATGTTGGCTGCTGCGGGCTAGGGAGGGAGCAAAggcggggaaggagcagggcagaaGGAGGGGCAAGTGAGGAAAGCTGCCTAAACTTGGCAGTCCCACGTAAGTATTCCCGGCCCAGTGGGAGAGGTCAGCTGTCACAGCACAGATTCTCCAAGGGTGTTTCATCCTCTCTAAAATACTCAGCTGACACGGCAAGGATTGCAAAGCACAACCCCCAGCACCGAACGCCATATAAATAGAAGGCTCCCAGCTGGGTGGAATGTTAGAGAAGTTTCTCGACCCTGAGcacaaacatttatttaagcTCCTGCCAGGGATCGGAAGGGAAAGGGGCAGGTTGGCAGAGGAAAGAAGCGTCTTAAGTTTGGGATTTTCTCGCTCCCTCGAAGGGATTTTTCACCAAcaaggtattttttttctttcctctcccactTTCTCTGGTGTGGAATTTCAAACAAACGGGatactttttctcttctctcGCTCCCTGCCTCCTGAATCTCTGCTTCCTGCATTTTAAAGTTTTGAATGATTCagccctgtttttttttctttttatcttgttGGTTCTGGGGAACGGGTATAAACTAATATAAACTGTCAGAATCCGAGCACAGCAGGTCCCCCACTCTGGTTTGGGGGAGTGGATGACTCAGTCCAGGGAAACTTCGCACTAAGGAACACAAAAGCAAACACTGACATTTCTTGTGCTCTAGAGCCGGACAACGTTGGGAGTTTTGGCCTCACTCCGTGTTGTTTTTGACTGAGAAGAAAATCATGGCTGACAGCCAGCTGCCCTTTTCCTGCCATTACTCCCCCAGGCACCGAAATGTCCGAGACCGATTCAGAGAGCCTGGCTTGTCCTCTCGACTCCTGGACGATGACTTCGGAATGTGCCCCTTTTCCGGGGACCTGACTGCAGACTTGCTGGACTGGGCTCGCCCACGACTGACCAGTACCTGGCCCGGTCCACTGCGATCGGGAATGGCCCGAGCCTCTGGCATGCCCCCTCCTGGCTACGGCTCCAGGTTCAGCAGTTACCCTGAAGGTCGGAGTCCTGCTCCCTTCTCTGGGGAGCCCTGGAAGGTGTGTGTCAACGTGCAAAGCTTTAAACCCGAGGAGTTGACGGTGAAAACCAAGGACGGCTATGTGGAAGTGTCAGGTGAGTGAGAgacagggagaagaggaagggaagcacagaaaaaaggaacatagagaaatggaaataaatctaggtcctgaaaaaaaatctcttactaAAATCTAAGGTTCAAAGAACTATTTTCAGCAGTTTCTGCCACGCCTGTGTAagctttattttaacaaagaaacaGTCCCCTGCAGCATTTGCACCCCAAACACTGCAGCCTGAGGCAGGGAAAGTGAACTTGACAAACAAAAATGTGTGGGATGGGGCTACTCCCAGCATCCAGGCTGAGAGAACGAGAGGAGGTTAACAGgcttgagggcctgattctccttctgCTTACTCCGGTTTCCCAGCAGAGGACGTTGATAGAGttgttcctgatttacactagtgtgagaggagaatcagggcctagaGGTTTAAATGGTCTGCCAGTTTTGATGAGCGAGGTTGCTATTAGTAAGGACGTTCATTTCATTAAACTGGACAGGGTGAAAGTCTAAGCAAAGGGCAAGGGGTGAgactttcaaagctgcctaaggatTGGAAATTGAGCGTCCAAAGCACATaagtaactttgaaaatctcagcccaaaaAAGCATAGAGTGTTCACATCCATAAAGGAAGAACTTGCTGCCTGATTACTGTGCTGGACACAGGATGAAATCCTACACAGCGGGTAGCTCTATCCAGGGCAGAGCCCAGTGAGCCCAGACtgagacctgggctctgttcctctTTTTACACTTTGGCGACACGTGTCATGCCAAACAAGTCTCACTGGGTTCAACTGAAGTGATTAGTCCCCATGAAGTCAATAGCACCAATCATGGCAGTAGTGAGCATTTGCAGGGTTGGGCCCCAAGACAATTCTGTTAATTATGGATCATTCCAGAGTTTATGGTATCAACGGGAAATTCCTTGAAAGGGACAGTGTCTCACTACAACGTCCTCAGGCATTCAGCAGCTACTGGCAGTCAGGAATGCTGCAATAATCCCactgtccacccctcccccaaacagtAACAAGTCCTAAAGGGGCAGGACAACcggacaaaaagaacaggaggaggaagggggctggAAACGAAGATGAACCAGAAAGAGTTAAGTGGAGGTTTTAAAATAAGGGAGGATTaacaagtgggggaggggaggagcacaTACATTGTGCAATTGGGTTAGGGAAGGGTGATAGAAACAGAACATAAAGCTGGGAAACAAAGGGAGCGGTTAACAGAGCAGAAATAACAAAAGAAATAAcctgggaaggaaaaaaaccctgtcTTTATGTTGTGTCTAATCGTTAATTCATTTAGCATCCCCTGCAATAACATTGGGGATGGAGCCAATTCACTGCCGCTCAATGAGGAGGCCATAAAAATTCTATTGTGATTCCCCAACAATTAATGTagcattaaaaataatgttttaccAGGAAAACATAAAGtgggcagaaaaaaaacaaaccctgatgAGATTCTCTCTGCACAGCCCTGCTAGCAAGCGCCAGGGGGAAGGAAAGGTctgaacagaagaaaagaaaagtaaaagaaccagggctggctcttcagctgttgtaaatcaatTTCACCCCTTTGACTTGAAAAGAGCcctgctggtttacaccagctgaggctctgcttCACAGAGCTGAGCTGTAAGTGCTCTGGTGAGCTGCACCATCCCCTGGGGAAGGAAGTTGGAGGATTATGCTGGGGATAGGGGAGGAAAAGGACCGGGCCGCTCCTGGCATGGCAGGAGTCCAGAAAGATCTGCTTTCAGTCTGAAGTGTCAGGAGGGAGACTGGCCATGCAGCAAAACAATGTGAAAACATTGGAGTGCAATGACCCATCAAGCTACAGCGGGCAAAGTATTGGGAAAATCTATCCTGACAGAGGGATGGACTATGGCAGCCTTCTGGATCTCGT comes from the Chelonia mydas isolate rCheMyd1 chromosome 15, rCheMyd1.pri.v2, whole genome shotgun sequence genome and includes:
- the HSPB8 gene encoding heat shock protein beta-8 produces the protein MADSQLPFSCHYSPRHRNVRDRFREPGLSSRLLDDDFGMCPFSGDLTADLLDWARPRLTSTWPGPLRSGMARASGMPPPGYGSRFSSYPEGRSPAPFSGEPWKVCVNVQSFKPEELTVKTKDGYVEVSGKHEEQQEEGGIVSKNFTKKIQLPYEVDPVTVFASLSPEGLLIIEAPQIPPYCQYGDSSYGNEIPMDSQEATCA